The following proteins come from a genomic window of Mustela nigripes isolate SB6536 unplaced genomic scaffold, MUSNIG.SB6536 HiC_scaffold_76, whole genome shotgun sequence:
- the LOC132008225 gene encoding MAP kinase-activating death domain protein isoform X1 yields the protein MVQKKKLCPRLLDYLVIVGARHPSSDSVAQTPELLRRYPLEDHSEFPLPPDVVFFCQPEGCLSVRQRRMSLRDDTSFVFTLTDKDTGVTRYGICVNFYRSFQKRMPKEKGEGGAGSRGKEGPRATCASEEVGTETSETGLSLQPPSADPAPDVNQSPRVKPRAKAGSRSRNSTLTSLCVLSHYPFFSTFRECLYTLKRLVDCCSERLLGKKLGIPRGIQRDTMWRIFTGSLLVEEKSSALLHDLREIEAWIYRLLRSPVPVSGQKRVDIEVLPQELQQALTFALPDPSRFTLVDFPLHLPLELLGVDACLQVLTCILLEHKVVLQSRDYNALSMSVMAFVAMIYPLEYMFPVIPLLPTCMASAEQLLLAPTPYIIGVPASFFLYKLDFKMPDDVWLVDLDSNRVIAPTNAEVLPTLPEPESLELKKHLKQALASMSLNTQPILNLEKFHEGQEIPLLLGRPSNDLQSTPSTEFNPLIYGNDVDSVDVATRVAMVRFFNSPNVLQGFQMHTRTLRLFPRPVVAFQAGSFLASRPRQTPFAEKLARTQAVEYFGEWILNPTNYAFQRIHNNMFDPALIGDKPKWYAHQLQPIHYRVYDSNSQLAEALSVPPERDSDSEPTDDSGSDSMDYDDSSSSYSSLGDFVSEMMKCDINGDTPTDVDPLTHAALGDASEVKIDELQNQKESEEVGPESKNSQENPPLRSSSSITASSSPSTVIHGANAEPADSTEVDDKAAVGVSKPLSAVPSSMGKSNTDRHQTEIGEGSVRRRTYDNPYFEPQYGLPPEEDDDEQGESYTPRFSQHVNGNRAQKLLRPNSLKLASDSEAESDSRASSPTSTISNNSTEGFGGIMSFASSLYRNHSTSFSLSNLTLPTKGAREKTTPFPSLKVFGLNTLMEIVTEAGPGSGEGNRRALVDQKSSVIKHSPTVKREPPSPQGRSSNSSENQQFLKEVVHSVLDGQGVGWLNMKKVRRLLESEQLRVFVLSKLNRSVQSEDDARQDAIPDVEVSRKVYKGMLDLLKCTVLSLEQSYAHAGLGGMASIFGLLEIAQTHYYSKEPDKRKKSPTESVNTPVGKDPGLSGRGDPKAMAQLRVPQLGPRAPSAAGKGPRELDTRSLKEENFVASVELWNKHQEVKKQKALEKQRPEVIKSVFETEEKKSQISADSGVSLTSGSQRTDPDSVIGVSPAVMIRSSSQDSEVSTVVSNSSGETLGADSDLSSNAGDGPGGEGSAHLASSRGTLSDSEIETNSATSTIFGKAHSLKPSVKEKLVGSPVRSSEDVSQRVYLYEGLLGRDKGSMWDQLEDAAMETFSISKERSTLWDQMQFWEDAFLDAVMLEREGMGMDQGPQEMIDRYLSLGEHDRKRLEDDEDRLLATLLHNLISYMLLMKVNKNDIRKKVRRLMGKSHIGLVYSQQINEVLDQLANLNGRDLAIRSSGSRHMKKQTFVVHAGTDTNGDIFFMEVCDDCVVLRSNIGTVYERWWYEKLINMTYCPKTKVLCLWRRNGSETQLNKFYTKKCRELYYCVKDSMERAAARQQSIKPGPELGGEFPVQDMKTGEGGLLQVTLEGINLKFMHSQVFIELNHIKKCNTVRGVFVLEEFVPEIKEVVSHKYKTPMAHEICYSVLCLFSYVAAVRSREEDLRTPPRPVSS from the exons ATGGTGCAAAAGAAGAAGCTCTGTCCTCGGTTACTTGATTATCTAGTGATCGTAGGGGCCAG GCACCCGAGCAGTGATAGTGTGGCCCAGACTCCTGAATTACTACGGCGGTACCCCTTGGAGGACCACTCCGAGTTTCCCCTGCCCCCAGATGTAGTGTTCTTCTGCCAGCCTGAGGGCTGTCTGAGTGTGCGTCAGCGGCGCATGAGTCTGCGGGATGACACTTCTTTCGTCTTCACCCTCACTGACAAGGACACTGGAGTCACTCGTTATGGCATCTGTGTTAACTTCTACCGCTCCTTCCAGAAGCGTATGCctaaagaaaagggggaaggTGGGGCAGGGTCACGTGGGAAGGAAGGACCCCGTGCCACTTGTGCATCAGAAGAGGTTGGCACTGAGACCTCAGAGACCGGCCTGTCCTTGCAACCCCCCAGTGCTGACCCCGCCCCCGATGTGAATCAGTCTCCTCGGGTCAAACCCCGGGCCAAGGCAGGGAGCCGTTCACGCAATAGTACTCTGACATCCCTGTGTGTGCTCAGCCACTATCCCTTCTTCTCCACCTTCCGAGAATGTCTGTACACCCTCAAACGTCTTGTGGACTGCTGCAGCGAGCGGCTGCTGGGCAAGAAACTGGGCATCCCTCGAGGCATACAAAG GGACACTATGTGGCGCATCTTTACTGGATCATTGCTAGTGGAGGAGAAGTCAAGTGCCCTTCTTCATGACCTTCGAGAGATTGAGGCCTGGATCTATCGATTGCTTCGTTCCCCAGTGCCCGTCTCTGGGCAGAAGCGAGTAGACATTGAGGTCCTACCCCAGGAGCTCCAACAAGCTCTGACCTTTGCTCTTCCAGACCCTTCTCGATTCACCCTGGTGGATTTCCCACTGCACCTTCCCTTGGAACTTCTGGGTGTGGATGCCTGTCTTCAGGTGCTAACCTGCATCCTCTTAGAGCACAAG GTGGTGCTACAGTCCCGAGACTACAATGCCCTCTCCATGTCTGTGATGGCATTTGTGGCGATGATCTACCCACTGGAGTATATGTTTCCTGTAATCCCACTGCTGCCCACCTGCATGGCATCGGCAGAACAG CTGCTGTTGGCTCCAACTCCATACATCATCGGGGTCCCTGCCAGCTTCTTCCTCTACAAGCTGGACTTCAAAATGCCTGATGACGTATGGCTGGTGGATCTGGACAGCAATAGG GTGATTGCCCCCACCAATGCAGAGGTGCTCCCAACCCTGCCAGAGCCAGAATCATTAGAGCTGAAGAAGCATCTGAAGCAG GCCCTTGCCAGCATGAGTCTCAACACCCAGCCCATCCTCAATCTGGAAAAATTCCACGAAGGCCAAGAGATCCCCCTTCTCTTGGGAAGGCCTTCTAACGACCTGCAGTCCACACCTTCCACTGAATTCAACCCACTCATCTATGGCAATGATGTGGATTCTGTGGATGTTGCAACGAG AGTGGCCATGGTCCGTTTCTTCAACTCCCCCAACGTGCTGCAGGGCTTCCAGATGCACACACGTACCCTGCGTCTCTTCCCTCGGCCCGTGGTAGCTTTTCAAGCTGGCTCCTTTCTAGCCTCACGTCCCCGGCAGACTCCTTTTGCAGAGAAGCTGGCCAGAACTCAGGCCGTGGAGTACTTCGGAGAATGGATCCTGAACCCCACCAACTACGCCTTCCAGCGAATCCACAACA ACATGTTTGATCCAGCCCTGATTGGTGACAAGCCGAAGTGGTATGCCCATCAGCTACAGCCCATCCATTATCGAGTCTATGATAGCAACTCCCAGCTGGCCGAGGCACTGAGCGTGCCCCCAGAGCGCGactctgactctgagcccactGATGACAG TGGCAGCGATAGTATGGATTATGATGACTCAAGCTCTTCTTACTCCTCCCTTGGTGACTTTGTCAGTGAAATGATGAAGTGTGACATCAATGGTGATACTCCCA CAGATGTGGATCCGTTGACGCATGCAGCGCTGGGGGATGCCAGCGAGGTGAAGATCGATGAGCTGCAGAACCAGAAGGAATCTGAGGAAGTGGGCCCGGAAAGCAAGAACTCTCAGGAAAACCCGCCGCTGCGCTCCAGCTCCAGCATCACCGCCAGCAGTAGCCCCAGCACCGTCATCCATGGAGCTAATGCT GAACCTGCCGATTCAACGGAGGTGGACGATAAGGCAGCAGTAGGCGTCTCCAAGCCCCTCTCTGCCGTGCCTTCCAGCATGGGCAAATCGAACACGGACAGGCACCAGACAGAAATCGGAGAGGGGTCAGTGCGCCGGCGAACCTATGACAATCCATACTTCGAGCCCCAGTATGGCCTTCCCCCTGAGGAAGATGATGATGAGCAGGGGGAAAGTTACACTCCCCGATTCAGCCAACATGTCAATGGCAATCG GGCTCAAAAGCTGCTGCGGCCCAACAGCTTGAAACTGGCAAGCGACTCTGAGGCAGAGTCCGACTCTCGCGCAAGTTCACCCACCTCCACCATCTCCAACAACAGCACCGAGGGCTTCGGGGGCATCATGTCTTTTGCCA GCAGCCTATATCGAAACCACAGTACGAGCTTCAGTCTTTCAAACCTCACACTGCCCACCAAAGGTGCGCGAGAGAAGACCACACCCTTCCCCAGTCTGAAAG TATTTGGGCTAAATACTCTAATGGAGATTGTTACTGAAGCCGGCCCCGGGAGTGGTGAAG GAAACAGGAGGGCCTTAGTGGACCAGAAGTCATCTGTTATTAAACACAGCCCAACAGTGAAAAGAGAGCCTCCATCACCTCAGGGTCGATCCAGCAATTCTAG TGAGAACCAGCAGTTCCTGAAGGAGGTGGTCCACAGCGTGCTGGATGGCCAGGGCGTTGGCTGGCTCAACATGAAAAAGGTGCGTCGGCTACTGGAGAGCGAGCAGCTGCGAGTCTTTGTCCTGAGCAAGCTGAATCGCTCAGTGCAGTCAGAGGACGATGCCCGGCAGGACGCCATCCCCGACGTG GAGGTCAGTCGGAAGGTATACAAGGGGATGCTAGACCTGCTCAAGTGCACGGTGCTCAGCCTGGAGCAGTCCTACGCCCACGCGGGTCTGGGGGGTATGGCCAGCATCTTTGGGCTTCTGGAGATTGCCCAGACCCACTACTATAGCAAAG AACCAGACAAGCGGAAGAAAAGTCCAACAGAGAGTGTAAATACCCCAGTCGGCAAGGATCCTGGCCTGTCCGGGCGGGGGGACCCAAAGGCCATGGCACAGCTGAGAGTTCCCCAGCTGGGACCTCGGGCACCAAGTGCTGCAGGAAAGGGTCCCAGAGAACTAGACACCAGaagtttaaaggaagaaaattttgtaGCATCTGTTG AATTGTGGAACAAGCACCAGGAAGTGAAAAAGCAAAAAGCTTTGGAAAAACAGA GGCCCGAAGTCATCAAATCCGTCTTtgagacagaggagaaaaagtCCCAGATCAGTGCGGACAGTGGCGTGAGCCTGACATCTGGTTCCCAG AGGACTGATCCAGACTCTGTCATTGGTGTGAGTCCAGCCGTTATGATCCGAAGCTCAAGTCAGGACTCTGAAGTTAGCACCGTG gtGAGTAATAGCTCTGGAGAGACCCTTGGAGCAGACAGTGACCTGAGCAGCAACGCGGGTGATGGTCCAGGCGGTGAGGGCAGCGCCCACTTGGCCAGCTCTCGGGGCACCTTGTCTGATAGTGAAATTGAGACCAACTCTGCTACCAGCACCATCTTT GGGAAAGCCCACAGCTTGAAGCCAAGTGTCAAGGAGAAGCTGGTGGGCAGCCCAGTTCGCTCGTCTGAGGATGTAAGCCAGCGAGTCTATCTCTACGAGGGACTCCTAG GAAGGGACAAAGGATCGATGTGGGACCAGTTAGAGGATGCGGCTATGGAGACCTTTTCTATAA GCAAAGAACGTTCTACTTTATGGGACCAAATGCAGTTCTGGGAAGACGCGTTCTTAGATGCTGTGATgttggagagagaaggaatgggtATGGACCAGGGTCCCCAGGAAATGATCGACAG GTACCTGTCCCTGGGAGAGCATGACCGGAAGCGCCTGGAGGATGATGAAGATCGTTTGTTGGCCACGCTTTTGCACAACCTCATCTCTTACATGCTACTGATGAAG GTAAATAAGAATGACATCCGAAAGAAGGTGAGGCGCCTAATGGGCAAGTCGCATATTGGGCTTGTGTACAGCCAGCAAATCAACGAAGTGCTTGATCAGCTGGCGAACCTG AATGGACGTGATCTCGCTATCCGGTCCAGTGGCAGCCGGCACATGAAGAAGCAAACATTTGTGGTACATGCAGGGACAGACACAAATGGAGATATCTTCTTCATGGAG GTGTGTGATGACTGCGTGGTCCTGCGGAGTAACATCGGGACGGTGTACGAACGCTGGTGGTACGAGAAGCTCATCAACATGACCTACTGCCCCAAGACCAAGGTGCTGTGCCTGTGGCGCAGAAATGGCTCTGAGACTCAGCTCAACAAGTTCTATACCAAGAAG TGTCGGGAACTGTACTACTGCGTGAAGGACAGCATGGAGAGAGCCGCGGCCCGACAGCAGAGCATCAAACCCG GCCCTGAACTGGGTGGCGAGTTCCCTGTGCAGGACATGAAGACTGGTGAGGGCGGCTTGCTGCAGGTCACCCTAGAAGGGATCAATCTCAAGTTCATGCACAGCCAG
- the LOC132008225 gene encoding MAP kinase-activating death domain protein isoform X30, giving the protein MVQKKKLCPRLLDYLVIVGARHPSSDSVAQTPELLRRYPLEDHSEFPLPPDVVFFCQPEGCLSVRQRRMSLRDDTSFVFTLTDKDTGVTRYGICVNFYRSFQKRMPKEKGEGGAGSRGKEGPRATCASEEVGTETSETGLSLQPPSADPAPDVNQSPRVKPRAKAGSRSRNSTLTSLCVLSHYPFFSTFRECLYTLKRLVDCCSERLLGKKLGIPRGIQRDTMWRIFTGSLLVEEKSSALLHDLREIEAWIYRLLRSPVPVSGQKRVDIEVLPQELQQALTFALPDPSRFTLVDFPLHLPLELLGVDACLQVLTCILLEHKVVLQSRDYNALSMSVMAFVAMIYPLEYMFPVIPLLPTCMASAEQLLLAPTPYIIGVPASFFLYKLDFKMPDDVWLVDLDSNRVIAPTNAEVLPTLPEPESLELKKHLKQALASMSLNTQPILNLEKFHEGQEIPLLLGRPSNDLQSTPSTEFNPLIYGNDVDSVDVATRVAMVRFFNSPNVLQGFQMHTRTLRLFPRPVVAFQAGSFLASRPRQTPFAEKLARTQAVEYFGEWILNPTNYAFQRIHNNMFDPALIGDKPKWYAHQLQPIHYRVYDSNSQLAEALSVPPERDSDSEPTDDSGSDSMDYDDSSSSYSSLGDFVSEMMKCDINGDTPNVDPLTHAALGDASEVKIDELQNQKESEEVGPESKNSQENPPLRSSSSITASSSPSTVIHGANAEPADSTEVDDKAAVGVSKPLSAVPSSMGKSNTDRHQTEIGEGSVRRRTYDNPYFEPQYGLPPEEDDDEQGESYTPRFSQHVNGNRAQKLLRPNSLKLASDSEAESDSRASSPTSTISNNSTEGFGGIMSFASSLYRNHSTSFSLSNLTLPTKGAREKTTPFPSLKGNRRALVDQKSSVIKHSPTVKREPPSPQGRSSNSSENQQFLKEVVHSVLDGQGVGWLNMKKVRRLLESEQLRVFVLSKLNRSVQSEDDARQDAIPDVEVSRKVYKGMLDLLKCTVLSLEQSYAHAGLGGMASIFGLLEIAQTHYYSKEPDKRKKSPTESVNTPVGKDPGLSGRGDPKAMAQLRVPQLGPRAPSAAGKGPRELDTRSLKEENFVASVELWNKHQEVKKQKALEKQRPEVIKSVFETEEKKSQISADSGVSLTSGSQRTDPDSVIGVSPAVMIRSSSQDSEVSTVVSNSSGETLGADSDLSSNAGDGPGGEGSAHLASSRGTLSDSEIETNSATSTIFGKAHSLKPSVKEKLVGSPVRSSEDVSQRVYLYEGLLGRDKGSMWDQLEDAAMETFSISKERSTLWDQMQFWEDAFLDAVMLEREGMGMDQGPQEMIDRYLSLGEHDRKRLEDDEDRLLATLLHNLISYMLLMKVNKNDIRKKVRRLMGKSHIGLVYSQQINEVLDQLANLNGRDLAIRSSGSRHMKKQTFVVHAGTDTNGDIFFMEVCDDCVVLRSNIGTVYERWWYEKLINMTYCPKTKVLCLWRRNGSETQLNKFYTKKCRELYYCVKDSMERAAARQQSIKPGPELGGEFPVQDMKTGEGGLLQVTLEGINLKFMHSQFLKLKKW; this is encoded by the exons ATGGTGCAAAAGAAGAAGCTCTGTCCTCGGTTACTTGATTATCTAGTGATCGTAGGGGCCAG GCACCCGAGCAGTGATAGTGTGGCCCAGACTCCTGAATTACTACGGCGGTACCCCTTGGAGGACCACTCCGAGTTTCCCCTGCCCCCAGATGTAGTGTTCTTCTGCCAGCCTGAGGGCTGTCTGAGTGTGCGTCAGCGGCGCATGAGTCTGCGGGATGACACTTCTTTCGTCTTCACCCTCACTGACAAGGACACTGGAGTCACTCGTTATGGCATCTGTGTTAACTTCTACCGCTCCTTCCAGAAGCGTATGCctaaagaaaagggggaaggTGGGGCAGGGTCACGTGGGAAGGAAGGACCCCGTGCCACTTGTGCATCAGAAGAGGTTGGCACTGAGACCTCAGAGACCGGCCTGTCCTTGCAACCCCCCAGTGCTGACCCCGCCCCCGATGTGAATCAGTCTCCTCGGGTCAAACCCCGGGCCAAGGCAGGGAGCCGTTCACGCAATAGTACTCTGACATCCCTGTGTGTGCTCAGCCACTATCCCTTCTTCTCCACCTTCCGAGAATGTCTGTACACCCTCAAACGTCTTGTGGACTGCTGCAGCGAGCGGCTGCTGGGCAAGAAACTGGGCATCCCTCGAGGCATACAAAG GGACACTATGTGGCGCATCTTTACTGGATCATTGCTAGTGGAGGAGAAGTCAAGTGCCCTTCTTCATGACCTTCGAGAGATTGAGGCCTGGATCTATCGATTGCTTCGTTCCCCAGTGCCCGTCTCTGGGCAGAAGCGAGTAGACATTGAGGTCCTACCCCAGGAGCTCCAACAAGCTCTGACCTTTGCTCTTCCAGACCCTTCTCGATTCACCCTGGTGGATTTCCCACTGCACCTTCCCTTGGAACTTCTGGGTGTGGATGCCTGTCTTCAGGTGCTAACCTGCATCCTCTTAGAGCACAAG GTGGTGCTACAGTCCCGAGACTACAATGCCCTCTCCATGTCTGTGATGGCATTTGTGGCGATGATCTACCCACTGGAGTATATGTTTCCTGTAATCCCACTGCTGCCCACCTGCATGGCATCGGCAGAACAG CTGCTGTTGGCTCCAACTCCATACATCATCGGGGTCCCTGCCAGCTTCTTCCTCTACAAGCTGGACTTCAAAATGCCTGATGACGTATGGCTGGTGGATCTGGACAGCAATAGG GTGATTGCCCCCACCAATGCAGAGGTGCTCCCAACCCTGCCAGAGCCAGAATCATTAGAGCTGAAGAAGCATCTGAAGCAG GCCCTTGCCAGCATGAGTCTCAACACCCAGCCCATCCTCAATCTGGAAAAATTCCACGAAGGCCAAGAGATCCCCCTTCTCTTGGGAAGGCCTTCTAACGACCTGCAGTCCACACCTTCCACTGAATTCAACCCACTCATCTATGGCAATGATGTGGATTCTGTGGATGTTGCAACGAG AGTGGCCATGGTCCGTTTCTTCAACTCCCCCAACGTGCTGCAGGGCTTCCAGATGCACACACGTACCCTGCGTCTCTTCCCTCGGCCCGTGGTAGCTTTTCAAGCTGGCTCCTTTCTAGCCTCACGTCCCCGGCAGACTCCTTTTGCAGAGAAGCTGGCCAGAACTCAGGCCGTGGAGTACTTCGGAGAATGGATCCTGAACCCCACCAACTACGCCTTCCAGCGAATCCACAACA ACATGTTTGATCCAGCCCTGATTGGTGACAAGCCGAAGTGGTATGCCCATCAGCTACAGCCCATCCATTATCGAGTCTATGATAGCAACTCCCAGCTGGCCGAGGCACTGAGCGTGCCCCCAGAGCGCGactctgactctgagcccactGATGACAG TGGCAGCGATAGTATGGATTATGATGACTCAAGCTCTTCTTACTCCTCCCTTGGTGACTTTGTCAGTGAAATGATGAAGTGTGACATCAATGGTGATACTCCCA ATGTGGATCCGTTGACGCATGCAGCGCTGGGGGATGCCAGCGAGGTGAAGATCGATGAGCTGCAGAACCAGAAGGAATCTGAGGAAGTGGGCCCGGAAAGCAAGAACTCTCAGGAAAACCCGCCGCTGCGCTCCAGCTCCAGCATCACCGCCAGCAGTAGCCCCAGCACCGTCATCCATGGAGCTAATGCT GAACCTGCCGATTCAACGGAGGTGGACGATAAGGCAGCAGTAGGCGTCTCCAAGCCCCTCTCTGCCGTGCCTTCCAGCATGGGCAAATCGAACACGGACAGGCACCAGACAGAAATCGGAGAGGGGTCAGTGCGCCGGCGAACCTATGACAATCCATACTTCGAGCCCCAGTATGGCCTTCCCCCTGAGGAAGATGATGATGAGCAGGGGGAAAGTTACACTCCCCGATTCAGCCAACATGTCAATGGCAATCG GGCTCAAAAGCTGCTGCGGCCCAACAGCTTGAAACTGGCAAGCGACTCTGAGGCAGAGTCCGACTCTCGCGCAAGTTCACCCACCTCCACCATCTCCAACAACAGCACCGAGGGCTTCGGGGGCATCATGTCTTTTGCCA GCAGCCTATATCGAAACCACAGTACGAGCTTCAGTCTTTCAAACCTCACACTGCCCACCAAAGGTGCGCGAGAGAAGACCACACCCTTCCCCAGTCTGAAAG GAAACAGGAGGGCCTTAGTGGACCAGAAGTCATCTGTTATTAAACACAGCCCAACAGTGAAAAGAGAGCCTCCATCACCTCAGGGTCGATCCAGCAATTCTAG TGAGAACCAGCAGTTCCTGAAGGAGGTGGTCCACAGCGTGCTGGATGGCCAGGGCGTTGGCTGGCTCAACATGAAAAAGGTGCGTCGGCTACTGGAGAGCGAGCAGCTGCGAGTCTTTGTCCTGAGCAAGCTGAATCGCTCAGTGCAGTCAGAGGACGATGCCCGGCAGGACGCCATCCCCGACGTG GAGGTCAGTCGGAAGGTATACAAGGGGATGCTAGACCTGCTCAAGTGCACGGTGCTCAGCCTGGAGCAGTCCTACGCCCACGCGGGTCTGGGGGGTATGGCCAGCATCTTTGGGCTTCTGGAGATTGCCCAGACCCACTACTATAGCAAAG AACCAGACAAGCGGAAGAAAAGTCCAACAGAGAGTGTAAATACCCCAGTCGGCAAGGATCCTGGCCTGTCCGGGCGGGGGGACCCAAAGGCCATGGCACAGCTGAGAGTTCCCCAGCTGGGACCTCGGGCACCAAGTGCTGCAGGAAAGGGTCCCAGAGAACTAGACACCAGaagtttaaaggaagaaaattttgtaGCATCTGTTG AATTGTGGAACAAGCACCAGGAAGTGAAAAAGCAAAAAGCTTTGGAAAAACAGA GGCCCGAAGTCATCAAATCCGTCTTtgagacagaggagaaaaagtCCCAGATCAGTGCGGACAGTGGCGTGAGCCTGACATCTGGTTCCCAG AGGACTGATCCAGACTCTGTCATTGGTGTGAGTCCAGCCGTTATGATCCGAAGCTCAAGTCAGGACTCTGAAGTTAGCACCGTG gtGAGTAATAGCTCTGGAGAGACCCTTGGAGCAGACAGTGACCTGAGCAGCAACGCGGGTGATGGTCCAGGCGGTGAGGGCAGCGCCCACTTGGCCAGCTCTCGGGGCACCTTGTCTGATAGTGAAATTGAGACCAACTCTGCTACCAGCACCATCTTT GGGAAAGCCCACAGCTTGAAGCCAAGTGTCAAGGAGAAGCTGGTGGGCAGCCCAGTTCGCTCGTCTGAGGATGTAAGCCAGCGAGTCTATCTCTACGAGGGACTCCTAG GAAGGGACAAAGGATCGATGTGGGACCAGTTAGAGGATGCGGCTATGGAGACCTTTTCTATAA GCAAAGAACGTTCTACTTTATGGGACCAAATGCAGTTCTGGGAAGACGCGTTCTTAGATGCTGTGATgttggagagagaaggaatgggtATGGACCAGGGTCCCCAGGAAATGATCGACAG GTACCTGTCCCTGGGAGAGCATGACCGGAAGCGCCTGGAGGATGATGAAGATCGTTTGTTGGCCACGCTTTTGCACAACCTCATCTCTTACATGCTACTGATGAAG GTAAATAAGAATGACATCCGAAAGAAGGTGAGGCGCCTAATGGGCAAGTCGCATATTGGGCTTGTGTACAGCCAGCAAATCAACGAAGTGCTTGATCAGCTGGCGAACCTG AATGGACGTGATCTCGCTATCCGGTCCAGTGGCAGCCGGCACATGAAGAAGCAAACATTTGTGGTACATGCAGGGACAGACACAAATGGAGATATCTTCTTCATGGAG GTGTGTGATGACTGCGTGGTCCTGCGGAGTAACATCGGGACGGTGTACGAACGCTGGTGGTACGAGAAGCTCATCAACATGACCTACTGCCCCAAGACCAAGGTGCTGTGCCTGTGGCGCAGAAATGGCTCTGAGACTCAGCTCAACAAGTTCTATACCAAGAAG TGTCGGGAACTGTACTACTGCGTGAAGGACAGCATGGAGAGAGCCGCGGCCCGACAGCAGAGCATCAAACCCG GCCCTGAACTGGGTGGCGAGTTCCCTGTGCAGGACATGAAGACTGGTGAGGGCGGCTTGCTGCAGGTCACCCTAGAAGGGATCAATCTCAAGTTCATGCACAGCCAG